A section of the Candidatus Polarisedimenticolaceae bacterium genome encodes:
- a CDS encoding LOG family protein, translating to MEKAYKNEEFLMSRDARALRILSEYIEPQSRFARYHVQDTVVFFGSARALPMEQAEKALAEAKAQGDAGIVERAESVVRLARYYEDARALARMMTEWSKSQSKSSRRFLVCSGGGPGIMEAANRGASEAHGISIGLGISLPFEASTNDYITREMQFEFHYFFMRKFWFVYLAKALVVFPGGFGTMDELFELLTLVQTQKSSKHMPIILYGREFWSDVLKLDALIKWGTISAGDLALFHIADKPEEAFEYLKHELHTLYGAKDSEVPSV from the coding sequence ATGGAGAAAGCCTACAAGAACGAAGAGTTCCTCATGAGCCGCGACGCGCGCGCGCTGCGGATCCTGAGCGAGTACATCGAGCCGCAGTCGCGCTTCGCGCGCTACCACGTCCAGGACACGGTCGTCTTCTTCGGGTCGGCGCGCGCGCTCCCGATGGAGCAGGCCGAGAAGGCGCTCGCCGAGGCGAAGGCGCAGGGCGACGCGGGGATCGTCGAGCGCGCCGAGAGCGTCGTACGGCTCGCGCGCTACTACGAAGACGCCCGCGCGCTCGCGCGGATGATGACCGAGTGGTCGAAATCGCAGTCGAAGTCGAGCCGGCGGTTCCTCGTCTGCTCGGGCGGCGGCCCCGGCATCATGGAGGCCGCGAATCGCGGCGCGTCGGAGGCCCACGGCATCTCGATCGGCCTGGGCATCTCGCTCCCCTTCGAGGCCTCGACGAACGACTACATCACCCGCGAGATGCAGTTCGAGTTCCACTACTTCTTCATGCGCAAGTTCTGGTTCGTCTACCTCGCCAAGGCGCTCGTCGTCTTCCCCGGCGGGTTCGGCACGATGGACGAGCTGTTCGAGCTCCTGACGCTCGTGCAGACGCAGAAGAGCAGCAAGCACATGCCGATCATCCTCTACGGCCGCGAGTTCTGGAGCGACGTGCTCAAGCTCGACGCGCTCATCAAGTGGGGCACGATCTCGGCGGGCGACCTCGCGCTCTTCCACATCGCGGACAAGCCCGAAGAGGCGTTCGAGTACTTGAAGCACGAGCTCCACACCCTGTATGGGGCGAAGGATTCCGAAGTCCCGTCGGTGTAG
- a CDS encoding FIST N-terminal domain-containing protein, whose amino-acid sequence MIHAGAGLSRQGDTETAATEAASRAAAALPEGHADFAIVFATVEHTQEIPELVQAVGATVGTPYVVGCSASGVLAGGEELEEGPAVGVLAVRSDAMRGTPFLFGDTGDHGLTAGIHLGQRLSASRDSGDVVLVWPDPYIVRPDRLLQGLDVTLGQVPVAGGAASSPAPSGGTFQFSGGEVATGAVSGIRLGGDFRYHVALTQGCRPLGTPRRVTGAHDNLLLEVDGMPALEALRAAAGDPKFDDPMEIMSALTVALLPEPGESVLRAGEYLVRNIVAVDPDTGVVAIAAEVDEGQSILFARREPRAAREDVESMAARAAAAAPPGGYRFGLYFDCLARGRSLYGRDGVDSAALARHLPGVPVLGFFCNAEIAPLRGANHLFTYTGVLVLFSE is encoded by the coding sequence ATGATCCACGCAGGGGCCGGGCTCTCGAGACAAGGCGATACGGAGACCGCCGCCACCGAGGCGGCGTCGCGTGCCGCCGCCGCGTTACCCGAAGGTCACGCCGATTTCGCGATCGTCTTCGCCACCGTCGAGCACACGCAGGAAATCCCGGAGCTGGTGCAGGCGGTCGGTGCCACCGTCGGGACGCCCTACGTCGTCGGCTGCTCGGCCTCGGGTGTCCTCGCCGGCGGCGAAGAGCTCGAGGAGGGCCCCGCGGTCGGCGTCCTCGCCGTGCGATCCGACGCGATGCGCGGGACGCCCTTCCTGTTCGGCGATACCGGCGATCACGGGCTGACCGCGGGGATCCACCTCGGCCAGCGTCTGTCGGCCTCGCGCGATTCGGGCGATGTCGTCCTCGTGTGGCCCGACCCTTACATCGTCCGCCCCGACCGCCTGTTGCAAGGGCTCGACGTGACGCTCGGGCAGGTTCCGGTGGCCGGAGGCGCGGCTTCGTCGCCGGCGCCTTCGGGCGGCACCTTCCAGTTCAGCGGCGGTGAGGTCGCCACCGGCGCCGTGTCGGGGATCCGTCTCGGCGGCGACTTCCGCTACCACGTCGCGCTCACGCAGGGCTGCCGGCCGCTCGGCACGCCGAGGCGCGTGACCGGGGCGCACGACAACCTGCTCCTCGAGGTCGACGGCATGCCGGCGCTCGAGGCGCTCCGCGCCGCCGCCGGAGACCCGAAGTTCGACGATCCGATGGAGATCATGAGCGCGCTCACCGTCGCGCTCCTGCCGGAGCCCGGCGAATCGGTCCTGCGAGCCGGCGAGTACCTCGTCCGGAACATCGTCGCCGTCGATCCGGACACCGGCGTCGTCGCGATCGCCGCCGAGGTCGACGAGGGGCAGTCGATCCTCTTCGCGCGGCGCGAGCCCCGGGCCGCACGGGAAGACGTCGAATCGATGGCCGCCCGCGCGGCGGCCGCGGCGCCGCCCGGCGGATATCGCTTCGGCCTCTACTTCGATTGCCTGGCGCGGGGCCGCTCGCTCTACGGCCGCGACGGAGTCGATTCAGCGGCGCTGGCGCGGCATCTTCCGGGCGTGCCGGTCCTTGGGTTTTTCTGCAACGCCGAGATCGCGCCGCTGCGCGGGGCGAACCACCTCTTCACGTACACCGGAGTGCTCGTCCTCTTCTCGGAGTGA
- a CDS encoding chloride channel protein, translating to MAPLRLNVFRGIAWLRRKLRRRFNQDDRAYAVGLTLGVGVLGAVAAVAVRYVGMAIQWLVLHNADEPLRVARTLGFPMIIVVPMAGGILFGLLIRLLAPGRSGEGTSEIMEAVSLRGSALLDLPATAKKSLASTALNALGGSVGREGPIVQLASAAASRLATALRVPLERRRVLIGCGAAAGMAAAYNAPIGAAMFVMEVVHGNFALEIFGPVVLASVTSTMVSWGAFGSAPLYPVPLEPPPALLSLPLFALLGALVAWTGVVLRAGLDTFERGFKNVKLPIEARAGLGGLGVGLLAWWIPEVWGNGYDGVREVLAGALIPSVLLPLLIAKILATSSSIGSGGSGGVFTPALLVGAAGGALFGFGAEKVLPALHVTPVFFVLAGMTAAIASTTFAPITALIIVFEMCQNYGAVMPLAVVTVTATWVARSLRRDSIYTASLRRRGVDFDLAFEQMALASLRAEDLVRADPLSVQAEAPVAQVLDLFAASRGTAVYVLRDGHLVGAIDLRDAFQIAGSPRRKDSLTAADLVRDVPRVNPRTPLDEVMRRFSQLELAQLPVVALHDPDHLIGSVARRDVVSALDREVLRRRMVLAEYLGATVPREFGARRSEDLTIQEHPVPEGWIGRTLQEADPFRTRGLFVLAVRRDEMEEVREITPVPAEHAFREGDRLVLLGSRSSLDGVVT from the coding sequence GTGGCGCCGCTCCGGCTGAACGTCTTTCGCGGGATCGCCTGGCTGCGGCGGAAGCTGCGGCGCCGGTTCAACCAGGACGATCGGGCCTACGCGGTCGGGCTCACGCTCGGTGTCGGCGTCCTGGGTGCCGTCGCGGCGGTCGCCGTCCGTTACGTCGGGATGGCGATCCAGTGGCTCGTCCTCCACAACGCCGACGAGCCGCTCCGGGTCGCACGCACCCTCGGCTTCCCGATGATCATCGTCGTCCCGATGGCCGGAGGCATCCTCTTCGGCCTCCTCATCCGCCTGCTCGCGCCGGGCCGGTCGGGCGAAGGCACGTCGGAGATCATGGAGGCGGTGTCGCTGCGCGGGTCGGCCCTGCTCGACCTCCCGGCGACCGCGAAGAAGTCGCTCGCGTCGACGGCGCTCAACGCGCTCGGCGGATCGGTCGGCCGCGAGGGGCCGATCGTCCAGCTCGCCTCCGCCGCCGCCTCGCGGCTCGCGACAGCCCTCCGCGTGCCGCTCGAGAGGCGCCGCGTCCTCATCGGCTGCGGGGCCGCCGCCGGCATGGCGGCGGCGTACAACGCCCCGATCGGCGCCGCGATGTTCGTCATGGAGGTCGTCCACGGGAACTTCGCGCTCGAGATCTTCGGACCGGTCGTCCTCGCGTCGGTGACGTCGACGATGGTCTCGTGGGGCGCCTTCGGCTCCGCTCCGCTCTATCCCGTGCCCTTGGAGCCGCCGCCCGCGCTCCTCTCGCTCCCCCTCTTCGCGCTCCTGGGCGCGCTCGTCGCCTGGACCGGCGTCGTCTTGAGGGCTGGGCTCGACACCTTCGAGCGCGGCTTCAAGAACGTGAAGCTGCCGATCGAGGCGCGCGCCGGGCTCGGCGGCCTCGGCGTCGGCCTTCTCGCGTGGTGGATCCCCGAGGTCTGGGGGAACGGCTACGACGGCGTCCGCGAGGTCCTCGCCGGCGCGCTCATCCCCAGCGTGCTCCTCCCCCTCCTCATCGCGAAGATCCTCGCGACGTCGTCGTCGATCGGCTCGGGGGGCTCGGGCGGCGTCTTCACGCCGGCGCTCCTCGTCGGCGCCGCCGGCGGCGCCCTCTTCGGCTTCGGCGCCGAGAAGGTCCTCCCGGCGCTCCACGTGACACCGGTCTTCTTCGTGCTCGCCGGGATGACCGCCGCGATCGCCTCGACGACGTTCGCGCCGATCACCGCGCTCATCATCGTCTTCGAGATGTGCCAGAACTACGGTGCGGTCATGCCGCTCGCCGTCGTCACCGTCACCGCGACGTGGGTCGCCCGGAGCCTGCGGCGCGACTCGATCTACACCGCGTCGCTCCGCCGCCGCGGCGTCGACTTCGATCTCGCGTTCGAGCAGATGGCGCTCGCGTCGCTCCGGGCCGAGGACCTGGTGCGGGCGGATCCGCTGTCGGTCCAGGCGGAGGCCCCCGTCGCGCAGGTCCTCGACCTCTTCGCCGCGAGCCGCGGCACGGCCGTCTACGTCCTCCGCGACGGGCACCTCGTCGGCGCGATCGACCTCCGCGACGCCTTCCAGATCGCCGGCTCGCCCCGGCGGAAGGACAGCCTCACCGCCGCCGATCTCGTGCGCGACGTGCCGCGCGTGAACCCGCGCACCCCTCTGGACGAGGTCATGCGGCGCTTCAGCCAGCTCGAGCTGGCGCAGCTCCCCGTCGTCGCCCTCCACGACCCCGACCACCTCATCGGGTCGGTCGCGCGTCGGGACGTCGTCTCGGCGCTCGACCGCGAAGTGCTCCGCCGGAGGATGGTGCTCGCCGAGTACCTCGGCGCCACGGTGCCGCGCGAGTTCGGCGCGCGCCGCTCCGAGGACCTCACGATCCAGGAGCACCCGGTCCCCGAGGGGTGGATCGGGCGCACCCTCCAGGAAGCCGATCCCTTCCGCACGCGCGGCCTCTTCGTGCTCGCCGTCCGCCGCGACGAGATGGAGGAGGTGCGCGAGATCACCCCGGTCCCAGCCGAGCACGCCTTTCGCGAAGGCGACCGCCTCGTGCTGCTCGGCTCGCGGTCCTCGCTCGATGGAGTCGTGACATGA